A region from the Acidobacteriota bacterium genome encodes:
- the trpD gene encoding anthranilate phosphoribosyltransferase, translated as MLGDLLQTVMRRQDLTADEARAAMDAIIDGHARGAQVAGLLVGLAMKGERPDEIVGFARSMRARAVSIRSPEGGTVDLCGTGGDGAGTFNISSVAAIVVAACGVTVAKHGNRSVSSRCGSADVFEALGVNVAAPPPVVETCLAETGMAFLFAPVFHPSMRNVAEVRRELGVRTAFNLLGPLTNPTQPRRQLIGVPRPELTELIARSLSLLGSERAWVVHGADGLDEISTTGYTKVSESRGRTVNTFYLHPGDVGLPKATPASLAGGDAATNAEIARDILRGTRGPARDIVLLNAGAVLLLAGKADTLRDGIARAGEAIDSGAGRAVLDRLVSASHNVGGTSVKGEA; from the coding sequence ATGCTGGGCGATCTGCTCCAGACCGTGATGCGGCGGCAGGATCTGACCGCTGATGAAGCCAGGGCCGCGATGGATGCCATCATCGACGGCCACGCGCGCGGCGCCCAGGTGGCAGGTCTGCTCGTGGGCCTGGCCATGAAGGGCGAACGCCCGGACGAGATCGTCGGGTTCGCGCGCAGTATGCGGGCACGGGCGGTCAGCATCCGCTCCCCGGAGGGTGGCACGGTCGACCTGTGCGGCACCGGCGGAGACGGGGCCGGCACGTTCAACATCTCCTCTGTCGCCGCCATTGTCGTGGCCGCCTGCGGCGTCACCGTGGCGAAGCACGGCAATCGGTCGGTCTCGAGCCGGTGCGGCAGCGCGGACGTGTTCGAGGCCCTGGGCGTGAACGTCGCGGCGCCGCCTCCGGTCGTCGAAACGTGCCTTGCCGAGACCGGCATGGCGTTTCTCTTCGCCCCGGTGTTCCATCCCTCCATGCGAAACGTCGCCGAGGTGAGAAGGGAACTGGGCGTGAGAACCGCGTTCAACCTGCTTGGCCCGCTGACCAACCCGACCCAGCCCAGACGGCAGCTCATCGGCGTGCCGAGGCCCGAACTCACCGAGTTGATTGCGCGGTCGCTCTCGCTGCTCGGTTCCGAGCGTGCGTGGGTGGTGCATGGTGCCGACGGGCTCGATGAGATCTCGACCACCGGCTACACGAAGGTGTCCGAGTCGCGTGGCCGCACGGTCAACACTTTCTATCTGCATCCGGGCGACGTCGGCTTGCCGAAAGCCACGCCCGCATCACTCGCCGGAGGCGACGCGGCCACTAACGCGGAGATTGCGCGAGACATCCTTCGGGGCACCAGAGGGCCTGCGCGCGACATCGTGCTCCTGAACGCCGGGGCCGTGCTGCTGCTGGCAGGCAAGGCGGACACGCTTCGCGACGGCATCGCACGGGCAGGAGAAGCGATCGACTCCGGCGCCGGACGGGCCGTGCTCGATCGTCTCGTATCTGCGTCTCACAACGTGGGCGGCACGTCTGTGAAAGGCGAGGCATAA
- a CDS encoding aminodeoxychorismate/anthranilate synthase component II: MLLIIDNFDSFTYNLVQYFGELGATPVVFRSNAITIPEIDALRPERIVISPGPGRPEDAGVSEDVIRAFAGKLPILGVCLGHQAIGHVFGGRVVRAPRPRHGKVSSIEHDGKGLFQGLRGAFDAGRYHSLAVAEDGWPADLEVTARAAGDGVVMALRHRTWQVHGVQFHPESVLTPEGRHLLRNFLNLK, translated from the coding sequence GTGTTGTTGATCATCGACAACTTTGATTCGTTCACCTACAACCTCGTCCAGTATTTTGGCGAGCTTGGGGCGACGCCCGTCGTGTTTCGCAGCAACGCGATCACGATCCCGGAGATCGACGCGTTGCGGCCGGAGCGCATCGTGATCTCGCCCGGACCCGGCCGGCCCGAGGATGCCGGTGTGTCGGAGGACGTGATCCGGGCCTTCGCTGGCAAGTTGCCGATTCTCGGCGTCTGTCTCGGCCATCAGGCGATCGGGCACGTGTTTGGGGGGCGCGTCGTGCGCGCGCCGCGGCCGAGGCACGGCAAGGTGTCGTCGATCGAGCACGATGGCAAGGGCCTCTTCCAGGGATTGCGGGGCGCGTTTGACGCCGGTCGTTATCACTCGCTGGCGGTAGCCGAGGACGGTTGGCCGGCAGACCTCGAAGTGACCGCGCGCGCCGCCGGCGATGGCGTCGTGATGGCGTTGCGGCACAGGACATGGCAGGTACACGGCGTCCAGTTTCATCCGGAGTCGGTGCTGACCCCCGAAGGCAGGCACCTGCTTCGCAATTTCCTCAATCTCAAGTAG